GACAACCGATTCCCATCGACCACGATCTCGTTTCCACCAGAGATGACGCACTTCCCGTGGAATCCGAGGGACGCGTTGCTGGCGAAGAAGTAGTCGATCCCCGTTCGGGCGGGTCTCGTCTATGAAGAATTCGTACGAATCCATCGAGAGGTCCAAGCCGAGGTACTTGCCTTGTACGAAGCCCGAAGACAGACCTCCGACGTCGTGCGCGGAGGTCATCGGATTGCCGTCGCCGAACCGGACCTGGAAGGACCCATAGAATGGCGTGGGGTCGGCCACCTGAGCGGGCGGCCAATCCTGCAAGCAACACCACGACCGCAAACGCGCTACGAAGAACGATCGGACGCGCTCTCATCCGCCGGCACATCCACTTCCCGCCCCAACAACACGCGATCACGATCCTGAACCAAAACGACCGGAGGCGGAACGAGGATCTCTCGCAACTCTTCGAGGCGCGAGGTCTTCGTCACCAGTAGGAGGGGACGCGCGGCCCACGCGTCGACGAGTTGATGCAGCTTCGACCAGAAGAACGCCTGCCGGTCGCTCGCGTGCTTCGCCCCGTGCCAGATCTCACCCGCGTAGTCGACCATCACGACGCGCTCACCCGTGTAGTACGGCAAGCCCTGCATGAGGATCTTGTAGGCGACGAGTTGCTCGCCTACCGCGAGTCGCTCCCTCGCGACTTCCGCGACGACGTACGAAGTCTTCAGGATCGCGCGCGCTTCAATCGCCGCGGTCAGAGCGAGGGCAACCGCAAAGGCAGTCGCGACGAATGCGAAGTCCGAGCCTGCTCTACCGCGACGGGCGAGCGCACCGTGAACGAGAAGAACGAGGGCCACCACAACGCCGCACCAACCCAAGGCCGCCGCAAGCGCTCGCACGTCTTGCGGCTCGAAGCGAAAGGCCTCTGCGATCGCTCCCGTCGCCGTGACCCCCGCGAGAGAAACCACCAGCGCGACGGCAGACAACGAGAGAAGAGCCGCCGCGTTGATCGACAGCGCCTTCTTGAAGACTCGCGCCTCCGACATCTCGTCGACCCAGGCCCCCGCAAGAAGTGCCAACGGCGGGAACGCCGGCAGGATGTACCCAGCTAGCTTGGACGACGCGAGCGAGAAGAACACGAGCACGATCCCCGCCCAGAGCCCGAGGAAGAGAACCGCCTCACGAGGGATCCGGACAGCGGCCGACCTCGCCTCACCGGAGAACGCGAGGCCGGAGAACATCAACGTCCACGGCAACGCTCCCAGGAACAAGACGGGGAGATAGTAGAGCGGCCCCTCTGGGTGTCCCACATCCGATGCAAATCGCCGCAGGTGCTCGTGCAAGAAGAAGAACTCGAGGAACTCCGGGTTGCGACTCGAGACGAGAGCGAACCACGGCACCGTCACCGCGAGGAACAGAGCAATCGGCTTCCACGACAGGAAGGCCTTCGTCGTGATCCAGTCTCGGGAGACTGCCAGGAAGGCGAGTGCGATCGTGCCGGGGATAACCAGTCCGATCAGCCCCTTGGCCAGCACAGCCGCCCCGCTCGCCAGCGCGGCCGCGAGAACCCACGGCGTCTTCGAGGTCGCGCGATGCGCCGCCAGGAAAGCGACCAGCACCGCGGTCAGGAGCGCGGTGAGGAGCATGTCGATCACGAGGCCCTGCGAGAAGGCGAAGAAGAGCGGACTCGTCCCAAGAAGGACCGAT
The DNA window shown above is from Candidatus Binatia bacterium and carries:
- a CDS encoding glycosyltransferase family 39 protein, whose translation is MRWWLAFLVLTVLYLSRLDGWVLQDPDEGRYAEIPREMIESGDWLTPRLNYVNYFEKPPLLYWAIATAFTVFGQSEGVARLVPALSALACIALTYLLGTWLLSRRAAFFGSVLLGTSPLFFAFSQGLVIDMLLTALLTAVLVAFLAAHRATSKTPWVLAAALASGAAVLAKGLIGLVIPGTIALAFLAVSRDWITTKAFLSWKPIALFLAVTVPWFALVSSRNPEFLEFFFLHEHLRRFASDVGHPEGPLYYLPVLFLGALPWTLMFSGLAFSGEARSAAVRIPREAVLFLGLWAGIVLVFFSLASSKLAGYILPAFPPLALLAGAWVDEMSEARVFKKALSINAAALLSLSAVALVVSLAGVTATGAIAEAFRFEPQDVRALAAALGWCGVVVALVLLVHGALARRGRAGSDFAFVATAFAVALALTAAIEARAILKTSYVVAEVARERLAVGEQLVAYKILMQGLPYYTGERVVMVDYAGEIWHGAKHASDRQAFFWSKLHQLVDAWAARPLLLVTKTSRLEELREILVPPPVVLVQDRDRVLLGREVDVPADESASDRSS